In Bacillus weihaiensis, the genomic stretch TTTTGAATAATTTGTTTAAGGAAATTGAAAGGAGTCACACATGCGTTCACGTTTCATTTATGCCCTAATTTGCACTCTGATTTTTGCAGGAGGATGTAGTATGAAAAAAGAGATAGATTCAATGGAATTACCAAATACTAAAGCGTTTCAGGATGAATTTACTCGTAGTTTGTTAGATTCACCTGAGGAAGTGGAAGAGGGGTATTATTTATTTGAGTCAGATACAGGTGGATATTCTATGTTGTGGCCGAAAGATGCGGTTACGGATGGACCGCCATTCTATCAAAGGACGCAAGATAGTTTTGAAAAAATATTATTCTATGATAGAAACAAAATAGAGAATTATGATTACTCATTTAGAACAACTTATTCAACTTATGGTGAGAGCGCAATTGAATCAAGTTTAGGAATTTTGAGTGATGGAGTTCGGTACGGTGGAGAATATGAAAGAATAGAAACGAATGATACATATATTTACTTTGCTAAATCTGAAAAGAATTTTGAGGATGAAATTACATATTTCTTCTTTGGTTATATAACTTCAAAATATAGTCAGAAAGGTTTAGAATACATATTTTCAGCTGGGTGCTTGGAGGGCTCTTCAACGAGTTGTACTATAGATATTAGTAAAGAAGAAGAAAAGGCTTTAAATTTTATGAAATCTGTAAAATTCACTAAAGATGAATAGAGGTATTAAAATGAAAAATGAAGAACTACTAAATTATGATATTCTCAGAGCAAGAATTATGAACATTGAATATAAAAATTTATCAGATAAGGAAATAGTTAATGAAGTAAAGAGAATTTGGAGAAAAGGACACTTGGAAACCTATTGATTGGACCTATTCGACATATAATTTAATAGGAAAATTTGTAGGAGGATCCAATAAACAACTTCAAGATGACATAAGATTTGATGATGAAGTTAATGAGTTAATTTGGAAAAAGTTATAATTTACACAAAATAATAAAATATGAATGCGGTCATTCCTTGGGTGGAAATAGTATACCTATTCTACAATAAATGTCTAGTTATGATGATAGTTTATGGTTTAATGATGTATATGTAATAAAGAATGCTGCACCTACGGCTTATCAACTTGCATTAATTTGATGATAAAGTTACTAGCATCATTCAAAACTCCAATAATGGACAGCCGAACCTTAATTAATATGGTTTGGTCATTCATTAGGAGGAAACAACATATCCGTATTACAGTTAATATCCGATGAGAGAGGAGAATTAAGATTTAAGGCTGTATAGGTAATAAAAGATACTGCGCCTACATCGTATCAACTTTCAGTGATAGATTCTAGTTTTAAATGGCATTAAAAAAAGAATTTCAATTTCTAAGTGGCCAAGACATCAGTAAAATCCGACCCGACGAACTAAAAGCCTTCACCGAAGAATATAACAAAAATAAAATAGATGAATCAACAATCCATCATCTTACATCTTAAGAGGATATGCTATTGAGCAAGTAATGTTATGGGGCATGAGAAACTATTACATTTAGTTAAAGCACACGAAAGGTAAGAATTTAATGCTACTTACCTCATCCTTCATTCCTGACAAAGTTTTGCGTACACTTCAAATGTTTCTTTCGAATTACTCAATAGCGTATAATAAATATGGTTTTGATCGGTTTATAAAGTTTCCAACATAAAAAATAAATGGAATACGAAATCGGTTTACTAGTGTCTGCCATCAATTTATAATTTATCTACCAACACCGCAATTATCCTTTTAATTTAAACCATTGTAAAGATATCATAACAACCAATACCAGAATTGCTGCTAATTACTTGTATAAAGTTTGCTTATAATGTTTTACTTATCCAGCTATAAAAGAACAAGAAAAATCTCTACTCCATATGAAAATTATTTCCTTTTGTAAAGCATACGAGAATTAGCTACATGCTTCATACTTCATCGCTATTCAACACCCTCCCCCTAGTTATTAAGATCTATTCTATTACATATTACCTGTCACCAGCATAGTAAATAACTCCCTTTTTTGTGAATACCTATGTTTATTGTTGAAATAAAATGGAAATTTATGATATTAATGGTTTGTTGAAGGAAAACGAAAGGGGTCTCACTCATGCGTACACGCTTCATTTATGCCCTAATTTGTACTCTGATTTTTGCAGGAGGATGTAGTATGAAAAAAGAAGTAGATTCAATGGAATTACCGAATACTAAAGCGTTTCAGGATGAATTTACACGTAGTTTGCTAGATTCACCTGAGGAAGTGGAAGAGGGGTATTATTTATTTGAATCAGATACAGGTGGATATTCTATGTTGTGGCCGAAAGATGCTACTACTGATGGATCTCCGTTTTATCAAAGAAACGGTGATGGATATGAAAAAATAATATATTCAGATGCTAGCATAGAGGATAATTATCATTATTCTTACACAACAACATATGAAACTTATGGAGAAAACCTTATCGACTCTATTCTGACTACGTTAAGTGGTTCAGTTGGTTATACAGGAGAATATAAAACGATTGAAACAGAAAAAACTCGTATTTATTATGGGAAATTACAAGAAAAACTTAAAGTAGATGATAGAAGTGCAACTTCCTATAATTTTTTCAGCTATATTGTATCGAAAGATAGTCAAAAAGGAATTGAATATATTTATTCTGTAAATTGTTATGATGAACTTAATAGAGAGTGTAATATAGACCCTAAAATAGAAGAAAATACTGCACTTTATCTAATGAAAAACGTATCATTTAATAAAGATGAATAGAGGTCATTTATGAATAATCTTGAACTCTTTAATACCGAAATGCTTAAAGCGAGAATAATGAATTTAGAGTATGATAATCTTATTGAAAAAGAAGTAGTCAGTGAGATTAAAAGAATTTATTTTGAAGAAACAGGGAAGGAATTACCAGCAGAGATTACAATTTACCGTTCAGATGAAATATTAAAAACTCTTAAAAACTCTAACATTGACAGCGGTTTTGATGGTACAGTGATACATTTAAAGAGTAATGAAGAGAAAATTAATCAATCGATAACTATTACTAGAGGAAGTGAACTTGGTGAGAAGGATACATGGAGACCAATTGATTGGAGTTATAATATAATCGGAATTTTTGTAGGCGGTACTGATAATCAATATAATGATGCTAGGAAGTTCGATGATACAGTTACTAGTATTATTAAAAAACAAGATTCCGACTTACCTAAACTCGAAAAGTATGGTTATGGTCATTCTTTAGGTGGCAATACAATAACTCTCTTACAGTTATTGTCAGAGGGGAAGTTTTTACCTTTTAAAAAAGTCTATGCAATAAATGATGCTGCTCCAACGGCTTATCAACTATACTCAATAGATCCTAAATTTAGTAGATATTTAAATTTTAAATTTAAAATTATTACAGAACAAGACATCTACAAAATCCCACCCGACGAACTAAAAGCCTTCACCGAAGAATATTACAAAAACAAAATAGATGAATCAACAATCCATCATCTTACGTCTGAAGAGGATATGCTTTATGGTGCTAGTAGTGTAAGGGGATTTCTTGAGATTGGTGGACGCGATGGATTTCTGGATACTGACCCACGGTTTGCAGGCATTCGTGAGTTAGTGGATAAAATTCCTGATAAAGATTTGCGTACGATTCAAATGTTTCTTTCGAATTACTCGATAGCATACAATAAAGAGGGTTTTGATGGGTTTATGAAATCTCTAACGGGATTTAATCCGGCTGTTGTTGATTCGGCTCTTATGAAATGGGAGGAGTTTAATGAAACAGTTAGTAAGATTGAGAAATCTGTTGACGGATTTGGGAAACCGTTCGCTGAAATAAAGGATGCTGATTCGTTTTGGGATTTTGCGAAGGAATCCCTCACACTTCCGTTTGATTTAGTTGGAGCGAAGATGAACTTGCAAAAAGAGCTAATAGCTGGGGCCTTTCAGACACTTGCTAATGTAACGACACTTATTGGTGAAGCTGTCCCGATGATTATTGATATGGCTAGAAGAATACCAGAAATCGTCAAAGCCGTGAAACTAATTTATCAAGACCTAGATCCTATTCTTCAAGCATTTGTTGATGTTGGCTATATTTCACAGATTGAAAAAGATGACATTATGAAGAATCTCAAAGAAATAGAATCTAGTTTACTAGCTATCCAATCCACGATAGAAGATACGCTAGATCCAACCCTTCTACTTGCCTTGAATTCAATGGATTTTAAAAGTCAGGTAGAAAAAACAAAAGAAATTTCAGCAGCCTTTCAAAAAATCAAATCTGAAGTAGAGGATATTGAGGAAGCTTTTGAAGGTCTAAAGAATATCAATACTAGTTTTCTTGAAAACTTCAGCGTTAGTGCACATGCACACGGGCTTGATGCTGTCATCAATGCATTGGTTAAGGATAAAAACATAAGCTACGCCAACAACGATATGTACATGTCACCTACTGGCAAAGGCGAAATAAAAATCAACATTTCCTCTTCAGTACGTATTTACCAAAAAGGTCTCGCCATCTCTGAGGAAAAAGAAACCAATGTCCGAACCTTAAAATCATTATTTGAAACGAATTTTCTTGATGATTACGATGAAAGAAAGCAGAAAATTATAACGAAAATCTCAATAATGGAATCAAATCCAACAAACTATTCGTATCTCTTATCTCAATCAGTATGGAGTCCGCCCGGCGGCTACTATAAACTAACGAGCATCAATGTCAATGAAGAGCTTTTACCATTGCCAGCATCCTTTCATCAATCCTTTTCACAAATGATCGACACCATCCAAGGTGAAATCGAAAAAGAGAAAATGCTTGTGAAAAAAATTAGGGATTCCATCGAAGACCTATTTGCAGAGGAAGAAAAAATTTCAAACATGTTTGATTATCACTATGGAGGATGACAGCATTTATGGGCTCTTATACGCTAAAACACAACTTTGCCGATTCAAAGGAACTAAGCTACAAAGCTACTGAATTAAAAAAATCACTCGACGAGATCCGTGACCTAGGCACTGACTTCGCAACATTCATGAAAAAAGAAATGGAAAATGAAAACGGAGAACTAGTTAACGCCATCAACCAAGAAATCATCGACCAACACCGCAATCATAACCTAATCTTAGACCACTGTGAAGATACGATCACATCCCTGACCAACAACTACACGAACTATGTAAACGATATGAGAAAGCAGGATGTTACTCTTTATTATAAATTTATTTCGATTGTGGAAAGTATGTGAGGTATAGGGACTTACGGGTGTAGGTCTTTTTTTTGTTTGTATTTTCAGAAAACTAGTAAGTATTCCTTAAGTAAAAATCCTCAATATCTAGAAAAATGAAGTACTATATAATGTTAATAATTACATTTAACATTAAAGTGAAAGCAGAATTGGGAATAGACCACCTTTTCTTGATGTAACCGTCATGTAGGATACATTCAATATCAACATGAGATTAAAGATTCACAGTTTTATTATTCATATTAAAAAATTCTATAGAAAACACTTTGACATCTATCATTAAAACTAATAATTTGTGCTGCAATGGTCAGAACAGAATATAACTAAATTAATCACAAAAACTCCTATGTCAATAAAGAGTTGCAATTCAAAAGGACTCGTAAAAACCAAGAAATATAACCTTCGTTGATTTGGAAGCTGCGCAAATTTCTGAGCTTAGGTAGGAGTATCATTTTTAGATGTAAAAATGCTAAAACAACTATAGTTTTAGCATTTTTTAAAATAGGTTTACAGTAGTACAAGTTGGTGTGTTGTCTCTCTTTTTTTAATTAAGTAATCCATGTTTTCTATACTCCATTTTGCAATAGGTGAAATCATCACTCTAGCTAATTCAACTGGAACTGCATTTCCAATCTGTTTATATACTTTATCAATTTGACTGTTTTTACTACCAGCAGTTTTTAATCCTTTTGAAAAAGTAAACCAATCAGGAAAAGTCTGGATTCTGGCTATTTCCTTAGAAGAGAGACGTCTATGTTTTTCAGCACCACCTGGTAATTCCCATAAATCCTTGTCAATCTTTCTCATTGATTCACCTGAAGGATGAAGAGGTGCTTGTCTTCCAGAAGCTTGTATTGTAAAACTTGGGTCTTCCCAAGTCTTTTTTCTATTTCTAGATAGGTACATAGAGGAAAAACCACCTTCATACCATTCACCTGGATCATCAATTAAATCATATATAGAGTCTTTTAATGTTTTATATGGTAGTAGGTCGTTTTTCACACCATGTGTTGGGTTTGGAAACTCATATTTGTATTTAATATCGTTTCTTACGCCTACAATAAAAACACGTTCACGGTTTTGTGGTGCACCATAGTCGACTGCATTAACTAGTTGAAACTTTACTTTGTAACCTGCAGATTCAAAGTCTTGTATGATTTGTTTTGCTACTTCTCCTTTTCCAAGCGTTAATAGTCCTTTGACGTTTTCTGCTACAAAAAAGAAAGGTTTAGTTTGAAGTAAACATCTTATAAAATGAATATATAAAAAATTCCTTTCATCATCAATTAATCTAGGTCCAGCCTCACTAAACCCAGGACAAGGAAATCCGCCTATTACCATATCACTCATTGGAAAGTTCTTAATTTTACGGATGTCTTTTTCAATTTGAAATACTGATGATGGAAAGTTATTTTTATATGACTGATTAGCTTCTTTAAACATGTCAATAGTACAAACAGTATGGAAAATACTGTTTGTACGTAATCTATCGTAAGAATCTTTAATATTATATTGTGATTCAACTTCTTCTTTACCATAAAGCGCATCTAATCCTGCTAACTCAGTACCTAGGTCAAGACCACCACATCCTGAGAATAAACTTACAACATTTAATTTATCTGATCGAAAATTAATAGTAGAGAAATCTTCAGCATCATTTACCGATTGTAAACGTAATTGCTCCTCAGTAATTTTTTCAAGCAGAAGATTTTGCACATCTGCAACATCATAATTCTTTGCCGGTTTATATTTAGCTCGTCCGCGTTCTTCAATTTTCAAAAATATCACCTCTAATAGTTATATATTTTATCATTAAACAAGAAAAAAGGCCAGATTAAACTTCCTTGTTTATTATTTCCAATTGTTGAGTTAAAATATTTAAAAGGATTGGAGGAGTTACCTACATGAGTCGCTCTAAGAAAATCGGGGATGGACATGTCTTAGATGTAGCAAAGAATATAAAGCGAGTAATTAAAGGTCAAACTTTATATTCCAAAAAAGAAACTACGTTAAACACTGTAAATTATATATTAGAAGAATATCCCAATATAATAGATATAGAGTCCAAATTTGAAAAAAGCACACCAGATAAACATGCTGATATTACAATTACGCTAGATTGTAAATCAAAGGTTGAGATAAATCTCTTTTTAATCAAAGGAAGAGGGAAAATCCAACCCAAAAATCTTGGTGCTCTAAGTTTTTTGAAAAAGTACTTCCATGCTGGTGATATACAACTAAAATTCAACCAATTATTTGAAAGTGAATATCTAAATTATCTACGGAAAATTGATTCTAAAAATGAAAGTGAAGTTCTATACAAAAATAAAACTGAACTTAAGAAATCAATTGAAAGATCCTATAGTCATTTTTCAGAAGAAATTGAACCAATTCGTAAAGGGTTTTTATTTAGAATACGAGAACACTGTTTTACACTTTTGCGAGAACAGTATAATGAACGGCTAGACGATTTGAGTAAAGCATTTAAAGATTTATTATTACTAGATTCAACTAATATTATAACACGATACAATAATAAGAACAAATGTTTGTGTATTGAAAAGTTGAACTTTCAAGATCATAATAGTTCAACTATCAATATTTATAAAAAAGGTAGAAACTCCATAGGTTTAAGTAAAGGAAATACCTCATTATTGATCCGTTTTAAATTTGAAAGTGGACCAACTTCCTCTATAAAGCTTGCAACTAGTTATGAGGAAATTTTTAATGAAGATAACCAAATTGAAGATAGAAATAAAAAGGATCTTTATGAATTTGAAAAACTTTTAAAAATTCATAAGCAAACTAAAGATGGGAATATTAGTAATGCAATCGGAAAGTGTAATGAGGCTCTAGTATATTATGAAATAATAAAATCCAATTTATCTGTAAAGCAAGTAGATAATGAAGAATATAAGACTATTTTTAATAAATATTCTGAATTAATTCCTTCTTCTACGATTAAAGATATGATGAATACAAATCAAAATACTATTATGAATTTGAATTCATATCTAACAAATAAATATAAGTCATACACCATTGATAGTATACAACTTGTGCCAGATAGTTATATGACAAATCGCCTTGATACTAGTGATTTAAAACTAGTGTTATTGGTACATGGGAAAATGTATGAAGAGAAGTTTTCTTTAAAGGCTTACTCTAAAAAGGTAAAGAAATTAACAACTAAAAATCCAGGGGTAGGAACTATTCTAAGTGATCAGTACTTTGGGATAGGATCTATGGAAAATACAATAGCGGAAACAAAGGAGCAATTTTCTAATAATACATTGGATCATCAACAATGTTTAATTAAAGTATCAGAAGAAATAGGTAAGAAGTTAAAGTCAGCAGAGCAACATGAATTAAAACAAGGTATTAGAAATTTATTAGGTGAGTCGGCTCTAATTATTTCATTTTATAGTCAAAACGAAAGCGTGATTTTGGAGCATGGAAATGTAAGTACAAAAGTTAATGTATTAGAGAAATCTCCATCTCCTATACAAACTACACTTACATGGAATGAAAATAATGAGGAATTATCGCTCAGGGTTAAATTTAGTTCTGGTCATGATAAAGGGTGGTCTTCTCTAAAATTATCTTGTGAAGTAAAGTTAAATATATGATACAAGGGATCAAAATTACGTTTTTCTATAGGATTAGTGATTTTCGATAGATTGTAAATCTGGACCTATTCCTATGCTTTAATATAATCGGATAAAAGTAAAAATAAGTAACTAAAAATACTTATGATACATAAAAAGGTGCGAAAACATGGAGTTTTTTACCTTTTTTTACTCGAAATGAA encodes the following:
- a CDS encoding DNA cytosine methyltransferase — protein: MIFLKIEERGRAKYKPAKNYDVADVQNLLLEKITEEQLRLQSVNDAEDFSTINFRSDKLNVVSLFSGCGGLDLGTELAGLDALYGKEEVESQYNIKDSYDRLRTNSIFHTVCTIDMFKEANQSYKNNFPSSVFQIEKDIRKIKNFPMSDMVIGGFPCPGFSEAGPRLIDDERNFLYIHFIRCLLQTKPFFFVAENVKGLLTLGKGEVAKQIIQDFESAGYKVKFQLVNAVDYGAPQNRERVFIVGVRNDIKYKYEFPNPTHGVKNDLLPYKTLKDSIYDLIDDPGEWYEGGFSSMYLSRNRKKTWEDPSFTIQASGRQAPLHPSGESMRKIDKDLWELPGGAEKHRRLSSKEIARIQTFPDWFTFSKGLKTAGSKNSQIDKVYKQIGNAVPVELARVMISPIAKWSIENMDYLIKKRETTHQLVLL
- a CDS encoding DUF6792 domain-containing protein, with the translated sequence MALKKEFQFLSGQDISKIRPDELKAFTEEYNKNKIDESTIHHLTS
- a CDS encoding DUF6792 domain-containing protein yields the protein MNNLELFNTEMLKARIMNLEYDNLIEKEVVSEIKRIYFEETGKELPAEITIYRSDEILKTLKNSNIDSGFDGTVIHLKSNEEKINQSITITRGSELGEKDTWRPIDWSYNIIGIFVGGTDNQYNDARKFDDTVTSIIKKQDSDLPKLEKYGYGHSLGGNTITLLQLLSEGKFLPFKKVYAINDAAPTAYQLYSIDPKFSRYLNFKFKIITEQDIYKIPPDELKAFTEEYYKNKIDESTIHHLTSEEDMLYGASSVRGFLEIGGRDGFLDTDPRFAGIRELVDKIPDKDLRTIQMFLSNYSIAYNKEGFDGFMKSLTGFNPAVVDSALMKWEEFNETVSKIEKSVDGFGKPFAEIKDADSFWDFAKESLTLPFDLVGAKMNLQKELIAGAFQTLANVTTLIGEAVPMIIDMARRIPEIVKAVKLIYQDLDPILQAFVDVGYISQIEKDDIMKNLKEIESSLLAIQSTIEDTLDPTLLLALNSMDFKSQVEKTKEISAAFQKIKSEVEDIEEAFEGLKNINTSFLENFSVSAHAHGLDAVINALVKDKNISYANNDMYMSPTGKGEIKINISSSVRIYQKGLAISEEKETNVRTLKSLFETNFLDDYDERKQKIITKISIMESNPTNYSYLLSQSVWSPPGGYYKLTSINVNEELLPLPASFHQSFSQMIDTIQGEIEKEKMLVKKIRDSIEDLFAEEEKISNMFDYHYGG